One window of the Triticum dicoccoides isolate Atlit2015 ecotype Zavitan chromosome 3B, WEW_v2.0, whole genome shotgun sequence genome contains the following:
- the LOC119280125 gene encoding dirigent protein 22-like: protein MVSTLESGLLIISCGAASFLFLPSKASRSTFKHVKVYLSTSPYAYSITAAKHHRLDRKTMASTALFFVFLALATMQPQTASSEKETHLNVYWHDVVSGPDPTSVPVAQAATTNTSKTGFGMVVVIDDPLTEGASLNSSGLMGRAQGTYIAAGKDQLALLMNMNFVFTAGKYNGSSIAIMGRNAVFTKVREMAVIGGTGVFRWARGYAQARTHTFDLKTGDATVEYNIFIRH from the exons ATGGTGTCGACGCTAGAGTCGGGGCTCCTCATCATTAGTTGTGGAGctgcttcttttctttttctcccaTCAAAGGCTTCTAGAAGCACGTTCAAACATGTGAAGGTCTACCTGAGTACTTCCC CGTACGCATACAGCATCACAGCAGCAAAACACCACCGACTCGACAGGAAAACCATGGCCTCTACCgcgctcttcttcgtcttcctcgccctGGCCACTATGCAGCCGCAGACCGCCTCGTCCGAGAAGGAGACGCACCTCAACGTGTACTGGCACGACGTGGTGAGCGGACCGGACCCGACGTCGGTGCCGGTGGCGCAAGCAGCGACGACCAACACCTCCAAGACAGGCTTCGGCATGGTTGTGGTCATCGACGACCCGCTCACCGAGGGAGCCAGCCTCAACTCGTCCGGGCTCATGGGCCGTGCCCAGGGCACCTACATCGCCGCCGGAAAGGACCAGCTGGCGCTGCTGATGAACATGAACTTCGTCTTCACCGCCGGCAAGTACAACGGCAGCAGCATCGCCATTATGGGTCGCAACGCCGTGTTCACCAAGGTCCGTGAGATGGCTGTCATCGGCGGTACAGGTGTTTTCAGGTGGGCGCGTGGGTACGCGCAGGCCAGGACGCACACCTTCGACCTCAAGACGGGCGACGCCACAGTCGAGTACAACATATTCATCAGGCACTAG